A genome region from Thermodesulfatator atlanticus DSM 21156 includes the following:
- a CDS encoding lipopolysaccharide biosynthesis protein codes for MAEESLGQRAGRAAIWQVAGGGWQTIVRLGASIYLARALKPSDFGLFGMALLYQQLLVTALSLGFGTGLIVKKDLTEEDLSTSFWLSCAVRVTVFLAVFLTAPLAAMFWKEPRVEPVIRVISFTLLISLIGAIPGTLATKNLEFKKINIIRGIAILLESSTAVALVALTNLTYWALVIGMMVNAVFYNLTLWLATGAWRPRLTFHKDAFRYLFRFGFYTWLFSITNYLKQNVDYFLVGRLLGTYKLGLYEFAYRLPHLVFDRISRPVGDVVFPALSKVQDDNEALFRGYVTAVKYVCLVCWPMLFGLIAVADILVPTLWGDQWLPIITPLRILCVCAALRCLIQPAGGLFNCKNRPDLSFKISFVTLMLLVPLVLIFGYYYNLTGIALAMLISVFFLVAVIFYIISSLLNISLRPFFSEIYPVFTSSFILLIITFFTKIFFSKIYFDSFLVIFISCFLGALAYIFLLHFIFSSFTTTIKNKIFLILSKGF; via the coding sequence ATGGCAGAGGAATCGTTAGGACAAAGGGCTGGGCGTGCGGCGATCTGGCAGGTGGCAGGCGGTGGCTGGCAGACCATCGTGCGCCTGGGGGCAAGTATCTATCTTGCGCGGGCGCTCAAACCCTCGGACTTTGGCCTTTTTGGCATGGCCCTTCTTTATCAACAGCTTCTGGTAACCGCCCTTTCCCTTGGTTTTGGTACCGGGCTTATCGTAAAAAAAGACCTTACCGAAGAGGACCTGAGCACAAGTTTCTGGCTTTCATGTGCTGTTAGGGTAACGGTATTTCTAGCAGTCTTTCTTACCGCCCCGCTGGCAGCTATGTTCTGGAAGGAACCGCGTGTGGAACCGGTTATAAGGGTTATTTCATTCACTTTGCTAATAAGTCTGATCGGCGCTATTCCCGGCACACTCGCGACTAAAAATCTCGAATTCAAAAAAATAAATATCATTCGGGGCATAGCGATTTTGCTCGAATCAAGCACCGCGGTGGCCCTGGTGGCGTTGACAAACCTTACTTACTGGGCCCTGGTAATTGGCATGATGGTAAATGCGGTTTTTTACAACCTGACCCTCTGGCTCGCCACCGGCGCCTGGCGCCCAAGGCTTACTTTTCACAAAGACGCCTTTCGTTATCTCTTTCGTTTTGGTTTTTACACCTGGCTTTTTTCGATTACTAATTATTTAAAACAGAATGTGGATTATTTCCTTGTGGGCCGTTTGTTGGGTACGTATAAACTTGGTTTATATGAATTTGCCTACCGCCTGCCACATTTAGTTTTCGACCGCATCTCCCGCCCGGTAGGAGATGTTGTATTCCCTGCCCTGTCAAAGGTTCAGGACGATAACGAGGCCCTTTTCCGCGGCTACGTGACCGCGGTAAAATACGTGTGTTTAGTCTGCTGGCCAATGCTTTTTGGACTTATAGCCGTGGCAGATATCCTGGTACCTACCCTTTGGGGAGACCAATGGCTACCAATTATAACGCCTCTGCGGATATTGTGCGTCTGTGCAGCTTTACGGTGCTTAATTCAACCAGCAGGAGGTTTGTTTAATTGTAAGAATCGTCCTGATCTAAGTTTTAAAATTTCCTTTGTAACCTTGATGCTTCTTGTTCCCTTAGTTTTAATTTTTGGCTATTACTATAACCTGACTGGAATAGCGCTTGCCATGTTAATTTCGGTCTTTTTTTTAGTTGCTGTGATTTTTTATATAATATCCTCTCTTCTTAACATTAGTTTACGTCCTTTTTTCTCGGAAATATATCCTGTATTTACTTCTTCTTTTATTTTATTAATTATAACATTTTTTACAAAAATTTTCTTTTCAAAAATATATTTTGATAGTTTTCTTGTAATTTTCATTTCCTGTTTTCTGGGGGCATTAGCTTATATTTTTTTGCTGCATTTTATTTTCTCTAGTTTTACTACTACAATTAAAAATAAAATTTTTTTGATTTTATCAAAAGGCTTTTAA
- a CDS encoding glycosyltransferase family 4 protein, with amino-acid sequence MNILLVTGKFPVPSQTFVYYDFLYAIKKGINASLLCKYKETHSYKIPKEYEQNIIQYSPKKVNLFSLQSLFFLQKNLYKFWPLVKNYGIELTAKKVLSLSYVSEKYRKFDLIHAHFIQWAFDIAFPLSKLLKIPFILSAHDGHILQYSSNIITCLHKNASAVIFPSNFQKMRWLSKSKIANEDNLFIIPNGIKLITNEKKSFNKFKEDMKKRVKILVVSRLIPQKRVSDAIKLAKLLLNLRKDVKLTIIGDGPEKNNLRQLAAKLSLTEKIDFRGFLPHDKVLEHMKNTHIFLHPSENESFGIVILEAMNAGAIVVAADSGPVKEFLPNNAGYIYSPGDLNSLFAIIKSILDDPQKAFEKSLNAIEISSNYSLEKHFSLILDLWDKVIS; translated from the coding sequence ATGAATATATTATTAGTTACAGGCAAGTTTCCTGTCCCTTCTCAAACTTTTGTATACTACGACTTCTTATACGCAATAAAAAAAGGCATTAACGCTTCTCTATTATGCAAGTACAAAGAGACTCATTCTTACAAAATACCTAAAGAATACGAGCAAAATATAATTCAATATTCCCCCAAAAAAGTAAATTTATTTTCTTTACAATCTTTATTTTTTTTACAAAAAAACTTATATAAATTTTGGCCTTTAGTTAAAAATTATGGCATAGAACTAACAGCCAAGAAAGTTTTGTCTTTATCTTATGTGTCTGAAAAATACAGAAAATTTGATTTAATACATGCCCATTTTATTCAATGGGCGTTTGACATAGCTTTTCCTTTATCTAAACTATTAAAAATTCCTTTTATACTATCAGCACACGATGGCCATATATTGCAATATTCTAGCAATATCATTACATGTTTACACAAGAACGCATCTGCAGTTATATTTCCCAGCAACTTCCAAAAAATGAGATGGTTAAGCAAGAGTAAAATTGCTAACGAAGATAATCTTTTTATCATTCCAAACGGAATAAAACTGATCACTAACGAAAAAAAAAGTTTTAACAAATTTAAAGAAGACATGAAAAAAAGAGTTAAAATTCTAGTAGTTTCCAGACTAATCCCTCAAAAGAGGGTATCTGACGCCATTAAACTTGCTAAACTTTTACTAAACCTTAGAAAAGATGTTAAATTAACTATCATAGGAGATGGCCCTGAAAAGAATAATCTCCGTCAATTAGCTGCAAAATTATCATTAACGGAAAAAATCGATTTTCGTGGTTTCCTTCCACATGATAAAGTTTTGGAACATATGAAAAATACCCATATTTTTCTGCATCCTAGTGAAAATGAATCTTTTGGTATCGTTATCTTAGAAGCTATGAATGCGGGAGCTATAGTAGTAGCCGCAGATTCGGGTCCTGTAAAAGAATTTTTACCAAATAATGCAGGATACATATATTCTCCTGGAGACCTAAATTCTTTATTTGCAATTATTAAATCTATTTTAGATGATCCCCAAAAAGCATTTGAGAAGTCTTTAAATGCTATAGAAATTAGTTCTAATTATAGTCTGGAAAAACATTTTTCATTAATTTTGGATTTATGGGATAAAGTTATATCATGA